In Spirosoma aureum, a single genomic region encodes these proteins:
- a CDS encoding ABC transporter ATP-binding protein, translating into MNEEQKSAGSSAGRIFDLAILRRLYSFVKPYQARFYLLIGVILLSACLAPLAPLLIRYTIDNVISAGDYQQLTLMLAIMIGVLVAQAIVQFSNTYLSGWLGQYIIRDIRVQLYRKILQLRLKFFDNTPIGRLVTRSISDVETLADVFSEGMAAIAGDILQLVLIIGVMFYTDWRLAAISLSTIPLMLFSTYVFKEKIKKSFNEVRTAVANLNSFVQEHITGMNIVQIFGSEKIEAEKFRAINAEHRAANIRSIWYYSVYYPVADIISAVAVGLVVWYGAKQIINADITFGTVTAFVMFINLFFRPIRMLADRFNTLQMGIVSTDRIIKLLDSDEFTVNNGNYAPTTIRGEVEFNNVWFAYNNEDWVLRDISFRVNAGETVAFVGATGAGKSSIINLLSRFYDINKGEINVDGVDLHDYELGHLRRNIGVVLQDVFLFSDTIENNITLGDKRISREKMVEAAKLVGVHDFIERLPGGYAYNVMERGSTLSVGQRQLISFVRAMVQDPKIIVLDEATSSVDTETEEMIQNAIDKLMKGRTAIVIAHRLSTIQKAHNIIVVDKGRIVEQGNHEELLQREGFYANLYRMQYKEVV; encoded by the coding sequence GTGAACGAAGAACAGAAAAGTGCCGGATCGTCGGCCGGTCGAATCTTCGACTTGGCCATTCTACGACGGCTATACTCGTTTGTAAAGCCTTACCAAGCTCGCTTTTATCTCCTTATAGGTGTCATTTTACTATCGGCCTGTCTGGCTCCGCTTGCTCCTCTGCTAATTCGTTATACTATCGATAACGTTATTTCAGCGGGTGATTATCAGCAATTAACGCTGATGCTGGCCATTATGATTGGTGTATTAGTGGCACAGGCTATTGTGCAATTTTCGAATACATACCTGTCGGGCTGGCTTGGGCAATACATCATACGCGACATCCGGGTGCAACTCTATCGTAAGATTCTTCAATTGCGGTTGAAATTTTTCGATAACACCCCTATTGGTCGACTGGTAACACGTTCCATTTCAGATGTTGAAACGCTGGCTGATGTTTTCAGTGAGGGCATGGCTGCCATTGCGGGAGATATTCTGCAATTGGTATTGATCATTGGGGTGATGTTTTACACCGACTGGCGTTTGGCAGCAATCAGCCTGTCTACAATTCCATTAATGCTGTTCAGTACGTACGTCTTCAAGGAAAAAATCAAAAAATCGTTCAATGAAGTCCGGACCGCCGTTGCCAATCTGAACTCGTTTGTTCAGGAGCACATTACCGGCATGAACATCGTCCAGATTTTTGGGAGCGAAAAAATCGAAGCGGAGAAATTCCGCGCCATTAATGCTGAACACCGGGCTGCCAATATTCGCTCAATCTGGTATTATTCCGTTTATTACCCCGTTGCCGATATTATTTCGGCAGTTGCGGTTGGTCTGGTTGTCTGGTACGGAGCTAAACAAATCATAAACGCCGACATCACGTTCGGGACTGTTACGGCCTTTGTGATGTTTATCAACCTGTTTTTCCGTCCGATCCGAATGCTGGCCGACCGTTTCAATACATTACAGATGGGCATTGTCAGTACCGACCGGATTATTAAACTTCTGGATAGTGATGAGTTCACGGTCAATAATGGCAATTATGCTCCCACAACCATTCGCGGAGAGGTTGAATTTAATAACGTCTGGTTTGCCTATAACAATGAGGATTGGGTTTTACGAGATATCTCATTCCGGGTCAATGCTGGCGAAACCGTAGCCTTTGTTGGCGCAACAGGAGCTGGGAAATCGTCTATCATTAACCTGCTGAGTCGATTCTACGACATCAATAAAGGGGAAATTAATGTAGATGGCGTAGACCTTCATGATTATGAACTCGGTCATTTACGCCGAAACATCGGTGTTGTTTTGCAGGACGTTTTCCTGTTTTCTGACACGATCGAGAATAACATTACACTGGGTGATAAACGAATAAGCCGCGAAAAAATGGTGGAGGCTGCTAAACTGGTTGGTGTTCACGACTTTATTGAACGTCTGCCGGGTGGCTATGCCTATAATGTTATGGAAAGGGGCTCTACGCTATCAGTCGGGCAGCGGCAGTTGATTTCATTCGTTCGGGCCATGGTTCAGGACCCCAAAATTATAGTTCTCGACGAAGCGACCTCCTCTGTTGATACCGAGACTGAAGAAATGATCCAAAATGCCATTGACAAACTTATGAAAGGCCGTACTGCAATCGTTATTGCCCACCGGTTGTCAACGATTCAAAAAGCGCATAACATAATTGTTGTAGACAAAGGACGCATTGTAGAACAGGGAAATCATGAAGAACTTCTTCAACGTGAAGGGTTCTACGCGAATTTATACAGGATGCAATACAAGGAAGTAGTTTAA
- a CDS encoding DUF2264 domain-containing protein — translation MKRRTFARLVATLPVSLHVEKENQVYTGSDVIPKTIVANDDDRAYWLRTLLKVADPVLTALAQNRLKAEMPVESAPGQQAGRIAVSHLEALGRTLAGIAPWLQLDSDDSPEGRSRQRYFDLTWKGIANAVNPEAADYLNFTKGGQPLVDAAFLAHGLLRAPKLWSALNTTEQANLVKALQASRSIKPGYNNWLLFSAMVEAALLKFTGSGDELRMDYAIRQHQAWYKGDGAYGDGPDFHWDYYNSYVIQPMLLDVVKTLVEAGKTDKSLYESLLARAQRYAQIQERVIGPDGSFAAFGRSLAYRCGAFQLLSQVSLQKNLPAELPAGQVRSALTAVMRRTMDATGTFDPKGWLQIGLCGHQPSIGETYISTGSLYLCSVAFLALGLPATDPFWTDPAADWTAKKIWSGQDVKTDHAIKG, via the coding sequence ATGAAACGGCGGACGTTTGCCCGACTGGTTGCTACACTGCCAGTAAGTCTACATGTAGAAAAAGAAAACCAAGTTTATACGGGTTCTGATGTGATACCCAAGACAATAGTAGCCAATGACGATGATCGGGCATATTGGCTGCGAACCCTCTTGAAAGTTGCTGATCCAGTATTGACAGCCCTGGCACAGAATCGATTAAAAGCCGAGATGCCAGTCGAATCGGCGCCGGGCCAACAGGCTGGACGCATCGCTGTGTCACATCTGGAAGCCCTGGGCCGAACATTGGCAGGAATCGCTCCCTGGCTTCAACTGGATAGTGACGACTCGCCGGAAGGGAGATCGAGGCAGCGTTATTTTGACCTAACCTGGAAAGGAATTGCCAACGCTGTTAACCCAGAAGCAGCCGATTATCTGAACTTTACGAAAGGAGGGCAACCCTTAGTCGATGCGGCTTTTTTAGCGCATGGGCTACTACGTGCCCCTAAACTATGGTCTGCTTTAAATACGACTGAACAGGCCAATCTGGTTAAAGCCCTACAAGCCAGCAGGTCAATTAAGCCCGGTTATAATAACTGGCTGTTGTTCAGTGCTATGGTTGAAGCCGCTTTATTGAAGTTTACGGGATCGGGTGATGAACTCCGCATGGATTATGCGATTCGGCAGCATCAGGCGTGGTATAAAGGCGATGGGGCCTATGGCGATGGGCCCGACTTTCACTGGGATTATTATAACAGCTATGTCATTCAGCCAATGTTACTGGATGTTGTCAAAACATTGGTAGAGGCCGGGAAGACTGATAAATCCTTATATGAATCGTTGTTGGCCCGTGCCCAGCGATATGCCCAAATTCAGGAGCGAGTGATTGGGCCCGATGGTTCATTTGCCGCTTTCGGACGATCGCTGGCTTATCGTTGTGGTGCATTCCAGCTACTGTCGCAGGTCAGTTTGCAAAAAAATCTTCCAGCCGAACTGCCGGCAGGTCAGGTACGATCCGCATTGACTGCCGTAATGCGTCGGACGATGGATGCTACCGGCACGTTCGATCCCAAAGGCTGGCTACAGATTGGCTTGTGTGGCCATCAGCCTTCTATTGGCGAAACCTATATTTCGACAGGGAGTTTGTACTTGTGTTCTGTCGCATTTTTGGCGCTCGGTTTACCAGCCACTGACCCGTTCTGGACCGATCCGGCAGCCGATTGGACCGCGAAAAAAATATGGTCGGGGCAGGATGTGAAAACCGATCATGCGATAAAAGGATAA
- the metG gene encoding methionine--tRNA ligase produces the protein MSLENPQRYTVTAALIYANGPIHIGHIAGCYLPADIYVRYLRSTGKDVAFISGTDEHGVPITIKAKKEGITPQEVVDKYYGQIKQAFSDFGISFDIYSRTSNQIHHETSQEFFTKLYNNGDFDEEVTEQYYDEVAGSFLADRYIVGTCPVCGNPNAYGDQCERCGTALSPTELIEPHSTLSGSKPVMRATKNWFLPLDRMQPRIEEYVNSHTEWKTNVFGQCQSWLKEGLRPRAMTRDLDWGIKVPLPNADGKVLYVWFDAPIGYISMTKEWAEQQGRDWELYWRDKDTKLVHFIGKDNIVFHCIIFPAMLMAEGSFILADNVPANEFMNLEGDKISTSRNWAVWLHEYLDELPGKQDVLRYVLAANAPETKDSEFTWKDFQARNNNELVAVFGNFINRAIVLTQKFCDGHVPPVSSLTDYDQQVLDELAQFPDRIGQAIANYKFREALGHLMDLARLGNKYLAETEPWKVVKTDQLRTNTILNIALQISANLSIVCEPFLPFTTEKLRSQLNITEHFNWTNAGRADLLTEGHELGKGDLLFAKIEDEEINKQIQKLLNAKRMNELETKTVPALRNEITYDDFAKMDIRIGTITEAERVPKSDKLLKLKVDDGLGGRQILSGIAKHFSPEDVIGKQVTFLANLAPRKMMGLESQGMILMAEDRDGKLALIAPPDSVWNGGTVS, from the coding sequence ATGTCCCTCGAAAACCCACAACGCTATACCGTTACGGCGGCTCTGATTTACGCCAACGGACCGATTCATATCGGCCACATTGCTGGTTGTTACCTGCCCGCCGATATTTACGTACGCTACCTGCGCTCAACAGGGAAGGATGTCGCTTTCATCAGCGGCACCGATGAGCACGGTGTTCCGATTACGATCAAAGCCAAAAAAGAAGGAATTACCCCCCAGGAAGTCGTCGACAAGTATTACGGCCAGATCAAACAGGCATTCAGCGACTTCGGCATCTCGTTCGACATCTATTCGAGGACTTCGAATCAGATACATCACGAAACCTCGCAGGAGTTTTTTACGAAGCTATACAACAACGGCGATTTCGATGAGGAGGTAACCGAACAATATTACGATGAGGTGGCTGGCAGTTTTCTGGCCGACCGATATATCGTCGGAACCTGCCCGGTCTGCGGTAATCCAAATGCCTATGGTGATCAGTGCGAACGATGCGGTACAGCCCTCAGTCCTACCGAACTCATCGAGCCTCACTCGACTCTTTCGGGTTCGAAACCCGTTATGCGGGCAACAAAAAACTGGTTTCTTCCACTCGACCGGATGCAGCCCAGAATCGAAGAGTACGTAAATAGTCACACGGAGTGGAAAACAAACGTATTCGGGCAATGCCAGTCGTGGTTGAAAGAAGGTCTTCGCCCACGTGCCATGACCCGCGACCTCGACTGGGGGATAAAGGTTCCTTTGCCCAACGCCGATGGAAAAGTTCTCTATGTCTGGTTCGATGCGCCGATTGGCTACATTTCGATGACCAAAGAATGGGCTGAACAGCAAGGCCGTGACTGGGAATTATACTGGCGTGATAAGGATACCAAACTGGTTCACTTTATTGGCAAAGACAATATCGTTTTCCACTGTATTATTTTCCCGGCTATGCTGATGGCTGAGGGTAGTTTCATTTTGGCTGACAATGTTCCAGCCAACGAATTCATGAACCTCGAAGGAGATAAAATCAGTACATCCCGCAACTGGGCGGTATGGCTGCATGAATATCTGGACGAATTGCCCGGCAAACAGGATGTGCTGCGGTACGTACTGGCGGCTAACGCGCCTGAAACGAAAGACAGCGAATTTACCTGGAAAGATTTTCAGGCTCGTAACAACAACGAGTTGGTAGCCGTATTTGGCAATTTCATCAACCGGGCAATTGTGCTTACCCAGAAATTCTGCGATGGCCACGTTCCACCGGTAAGTAGCTTAACGGATTATGATCAACAGGTTCTGGACGAATTGGCGCAGTTTCCGGATCGAATCGGGCAGGCAATCGCCAACTATAAATTCCGTGAAGCACTGGGCCACCTGATGGATCTGGCTCGATTGGGTAATAAATACCTGGCTGAAACGGAACCGTGGAAAGTTGTTAAAACCGATCAGCTACGCACAAATACCATTCTGAATATCGCCCTGCAAATTTCGGCAAATCTGAGTATTGTCTGCGAACCTTTTTTACCATTTACAACGGAGAAATTGCGTAGCCAGCTCAATATTACCGAGCATTTCAACTGGACCAATGCTGGCCGCGCTGATCTGCTTACCGAAGGGCATGAACTTGGTAAAGGAGACTTATTATTCGCTAAAATCGAAGACGAAGAGATTAATAAACAGATTCAGAAGCTACTGAATGCCAAACGCATGAATGAATTAGAGACAAAAACAGTACCGGCTCTCCGGAATGAAATTACATACGATGATTTTGCCAAGATGGATATTCGGATTGGCACGATCACCGAAGCGGAGCGGGTGCCCAAAAGCGATAAACTCCTGAAACTGAAAGTTGATGATGGCCTCGGTGGACGCCAGATTCTGAGTGGAATTGCCAAGCATTTCTCGCCCGAAGATGTAATCGGTAAGCAGGTAACCTTCCTGGCCAATCTGGCCCCCCGCAAGATGATGGGTCTGGAATCGCAGGGAATGATTCTAATGGCAGAAGACCGCGACGGCAAACTAGCCCTCATTGCTCCACCGGATTCTGTCTGGAACGGCGGAACCGTTTCGTAG
- a CDS encoding NAD-dependent epimerase/dehydratase family protein — protein sequence MSSLPNPVFITGATGFIGSHIARRYLADGHAVSALKRPNSSYGLLADVAGQITWFEGDVLDIPSLETAIKSGRSGAPVDVVHAAAIVSFVPKDRDRMERINVEGTSNVVNVCLKVGIRKLGLISSVAAIGRPVPKGGETGEPIVVNEAQKWEESPNNSIYAKTKYRAELEAWRGVAEGLNVVMVNPSVVLGAGDWNRSSLQLIKYVADERPFYPSGLVNYVDVLDVTDTLVKLMKSDITAQRFILNGGTIPYRSLLEQIAVVLGKRPPRRRVSPTLTRLLWPLEAVRARILGRAPLITRETARSSSSMYAYDGHKIEQVLGFQYRPLSDTLQLVADAFLKT from the coding sequence ATGTCATCATTACCTAATCCGGTCTTCATTACCGGGGCAACCGGCTTTATTGGATCACACATTGCCCGCCGATATTTGGCAGATGGGCATGCTGTATCTGCCCTGAAACGCCCTAACAGTAGCTATGGCCTCCTAGCCGACGTAGCCGGGCAAATTACCTGGTTTGAGGGTGATGTGCTGGATATTCCGTCACTTGAAACAGCCATAAAATCTGGGCGGTCCGGCGCACCGGTCGATGTCGTTCATGCCGCGGCCATCGTTTCATTCGTGCCGAAAGACCGTGACAGAATGGAACGTATCAATGTTGAAGGAACGTCGAATGTTGTCAACGTCTGTTTAAAAGTCGGTATACGTAAGTTGGGTTTGATCAGTTCAGTAGCGGCTATCGGACGACCTGTGCCGAAAGGAGGGGAGACCGGCGAACCCATTGTCGTTAATGAAGCCCAGAAATGGGAGGAATCACCTAATAACTCGATCTATGCCAAAACCAAATACCGGGCTGAACTGGAAGCATGGCGGGGAGTAGCCGAAGGACTCAATGTGGTAATGGTGAATCCTTCGGTTGTGCTCGGCGCTGGCGACTGGAATCGAAGCAGCCTGCAACTGATCAAGTATGTAGCTGATGAAAGGCCATTCTACCCGTCCGGGCTGGTGAACTATGTCGATGTACTCGACGTCACCGATACTCTTGTCAAGCTAATGAAGTCTGACATAACTGCCCAGCGGTTCATCCTGAACGGGGGCACCATTCCGTATCGTTCCTTGTTAGAACAGATAGCGGTCGTGCTGGGGAAACGTCCACCGAGAAGGCGGGTGTCGCCAACTCTGACCCGTTTGCTCTGGCCACTAGAGGCTGTGCGAGCGAGAATTCTAGGAAGGGCTCCGCTAATTACTCGGGAAACGGCCCGTTCGTCGAGCTCGATGTATGCCTATGATGGACATAAAATTGAGCAGGTGCTTGGTTTTCAGTACCGACCGCTAAGCGATACTCTGCAACTTGTGGCAGATGCGTTTCTGAAGACCTGA
- a CDS encoding tetratricopeptide repeat protein yields the protein MEQEFEEREGDIKESIRRFEQMLDQQQSQFFDLDVYEQMVEHYLNHGDLDKALKAAESGLENFPYALELMLDKAQILANFQRFDESLELLERASLFNPGDLDVPFMQGSVLNMAGRYEESIQVLEELLDRAEEKEDILFQLGQSYQNWGKYDEAITQYKKSIALNINNENALYELAFCLDVTGELENSLTYYQQLIDKDPYSYNAWYNIGIAYSKLARYAEAAEAYDYAVIIKEDFASAHFNLGNTYMNLGLFEKAEVCYRETLKYEEATADTYCHLGASLEKQDRIPEAVKEYREAIKLDSLWDEAWYGIGVCLSESGKWYEALPFLQKAVKLNDQNGEYYLALAETEYKIGNVLSSIEAFEKAAEVDAENPDVYLTWSLVPFDQGDFLKANEIIQAGIDDMPKEADLYYRSAVYLIHAGYYRESLIQLEAALSLDYDAHVQLFEFFPELEKQKALYKIIQQYKK from the coding sequence ATGGAGCAAGAGTTCGAAGAACGAGAAGGCGATATTAAAGAATCAATCCGGCGTTTTGAGCAAATGCTGGATCAGCAGCAAAGCCAGTTTTTCGACCTGGACGTCTATGAACAGATGGTTGAACATTACCTCAACCACGGTGATTTAGACAAGGCGTTGAAAGCCGCCGAATCCGGTCTGGAAAACTTCCCTTATGCGCTGGAACTTATGCTCGACAAAGCCCAGATTCTGGCTAACTTCCAACGGTTCGATGAGTCGCTGGAACTGCTGGAACGGGCTTCACTTTTTAACCCCGGTGATCTGGACGTACCGTTCATGCAGGGCTCTGTCCTGAATATGGCTGGCCGATACGAAGAGTCAATCCAGGTGCTGGAAGAACTACTCGACCGTGCTGAAGAAAAAGAAGATATCCTGTTCCAGTTAGGGCAGAGTTACCAGAACTGGGGCAAGTATGATGAAGCAATTACCCAGTATAAAAAATCCATCGCGCTGAATATCAACAACGAAAATGCGTTGTATGAACTGGCATTTTGTCTGGATGTCACGGGCGAACTGGAAAATAGTCTGACGTATTACCAGCAGTTAATTGATAAAGACCCATATTCGTATAATGCCTGGTACAACATCGGTATTGCCTACAGCAAGCTGGCCCGTTATGCCGAAGCTGCCGAAGCCTATGATTACGCCGTTATTATCAAAGAGGATTTTGCGTCGGCTCATTTTAATCTGGGAAATACCTACATGAATCTTGGGCTGTTCGAGAAAGCCGAAGTCTGTTATCGGGAAACCCTGAAGTATGAAGAAGCCACTGCCGATACATACTGCCATCTCGGTGCCAGTCTAGAGAAGCAGGATCGGATACCCGAAGCCGTAAAAGAATATAGGGAAGCCATTAAATTAGATAGCTTGTGGGACGAAGCCTGGTATGGTATCGGCGTGTGTCTGAGCGAATCGGGTAAGTGGTATGAGGCACTTCCATTCCTGCAAAAAGCGGTTAAGCTGAACGATCAGAATGGAGAATATTACCTCGCACTGGCCGAAACAGAATATAAGATTGGGAATGTTCTGTCCAGCATTGAGGCCTTCGAGAAAGCTGCTGAGGTAGATGCCGAAAATCCGGATGTGTATCTGACCTGGTCACTGGTTCCTTTCGATCAGGGTGATTTTCTGAAGGCGAACGAGATTATTCAGGCTGGTATTGACGATATGCCCAAAGAAGCGGATTTATACTACCGTTCGGCGGTTTATCTGATACACGCAGGGTATTATCGGGAATCGTTGATTCAACTGGAAGCTGCCCTCTCCCTTGATTATGACGCTCACGTTCAACTCTTTGAGTTCTTTCCGGAACTTGAAAAACAAAAAGCGCTGTACAAGATAATCCAGCAATACAAAAAATAG
- a CDS encoding TlpA family protein disulfide reductase gives MTFYKRAILTTLIATYGAVCQAQVGVQKRSIHVNRRIADTTPIINQSTGQRVTLEEYSQLSKADPHAYHLVPDYNEFGQPGSYVLRTATAEEHETHQFRDRNPAKQPKAGQIITPFSMTGLDGKIYRSADLLGKVVILSFWISLDKPFWGDKEATQFKDALKPTQAQEAPVVLGILNSEPSGVPLNSLPFMPIPNAYGFHGKYHITSIPTFVVIDKTGKVAANLQGPGVYDKLKEVLATVTK, from the coding sequence ATGACATTCTATAAACGAGCGATCCTAACTACCTTAATCGCTACATACGGAGCAGTCTGCCAGGCGCAGGTTGGTGTGCAGAAAAGAAGCATCCATGTCAACCGACGGATTGCCGATACAACTCCGATTATTAACCAGTCAACGGGTCAGCGGGTAACACTGGAAGAATATAGCCAGCTTAGTAAAGCCGATCCGCATGCCTATCATTTAGTGCCTGATTACAACGAATTTGGCCAGCCGGGCTCGTACGTTCTCAGAACTGCTACGGCTGAGGAGCATGAAACGCACCAGTTTCGGGATCGAAATCCGGCAAAACAGCCCAAGGCCGGGCAGATAATCACTCCTTTCTCAATGACTGGCCTAGATGGCAAAATCTACCGATCAGCAGATTTACTCGGGAAAGTAGTTATTTTAAGTTTCTGGATCAGTCTTGATAAACCCTTTTGGGGCGACAAGGAAGCAACTCAATTTAAGGATGCGTTAAAGCCCACCCAGGCTCAGGAAGCTCCGGTGGTGTTAGGTATTTTAAATAGTGAACCTTCGGGAGTGCCCCTGAATTCGTTGCCATTTATGCCCATACCAAATGCGTATGGCTTTCATGGAAAATACCATATAACAAGTATTCCTACGTTTGTGGTAATCGATAAAACCGGGAAAGTTGCTGCTAATCTGCAAGGGCCAGGCGTATATGACAAACTCAAAGAAGTGTTGGCTACTGTAACAAAGTAG
- a CDS encoding BamA/TamA family outer membrane protein, whose product MYKPVFGILRQRILSRFLLVSFLLSLQATASIYAQVDSVELSNEQFTTSRPDTSADIWDVYYRFINRKGHRPAEREQPGFHPSIFPELAYALQTGFAVGLNANLAFTSADPKQNISIITTTPQYTQFHQVIIPVVTNLWTKGNRYNILSDWRYYDYSADNFGLGGFAPAEADDRLIYSYLRLHQSVMRQLVPNFSVGIGYALDYHWRIRDQNNTPQVNDDFHNYNATERSVSSGLMFSVQYTTRRNPNNPEGGFFGNVMVRPNMRFLGSDQNWQAVVADFRKYVSFPGNTRNILAFWSMNWLSFGGQAPYLDLPSTGWDTYSNLGRGYTQGRFRGRNLVYLETEYRFPLLTNGLVGAVVFANVQAYSDWPSNVFDRLLPGGGAGLRIKVNKHSNLNFSFDYGFGIGGSQGLFLNLGEVF is encoded by the coding sequence ATGTATAAGCCGGTTTTCGGCATTTTGAGGCAAAGGATATTGAGCCGGTTTCTGCTGGTTAGTTTTTTATTGAGTCTACAGGCAACTGCGTCGATCTACGCACAGGTTGATTCAGTGGAATTATCGAATGAGCAATTTACTACATCACGGCCAGATACGTCTGCCGATATCTGGGACGTATATTACCGATTCATCAATAGGAAAGGTCACCGGCCAGCCGAACGCGAACAACCCGGATTCCATCCATCGATTTTTCCGGAATTAGCGTATGCGTTGCAAACCGGTTTTGCCGTGGGGTTGAATGCGAATCTGGCCTTTACAAGTGCTGATCCTAAGCAGAATATCTCGATCATAACGACAACTCCGCAATACACACAGTTCCATCAGGTTATAATCCCTGTCGTGACGAATCTCTGGACGAAAGGGAATCGCTACAATATCCTTAGCGACTGGCGGTATTATGATTATTCGGCCGACAATTTCGGGCTGGGTGGATTTGCACCCGCTGAAGCCGATGACCGACTTATATACTCCTATCTGCGATTGCACCAATCGGTTATGCGGCAGCTAGTGCCTAATTTCTCAGTCGGCATTGGGTATGCCCTCGATTATCACTGGCGCATCCGCGACCAGAATAATACGCCACAAGTGAATGATGACTTTCACAACTATAATGCCACAGAACGTTCTGTTTCGTCGGGACTCATGTTTAGTGTTCAATACACAACCCGCAGGAATCCCAACAATCCAGAGGGGGGATTTTTCGGAAATGTGATGGTGCGGCCAAATATGCGTTTTCTAGGTAGTGATCAGAACTGGCAGGCTGTTGTCGCCGACTTTCGAAAGTATGTTTCGTTTCCTGGAAACACGCGTAATATCCTGGCATTCTGGAGCATGAACTGGTTAAGTTTTGGCGGGCAGGCTCCTTATCTGGATTTGCCCAGCACGGGTTGGGATACGTATTCAAATCTGGGCCGTGGTTATACGCAGGGTCGGTTTCGCGGCCGAAATTTAGTGTATCTGGAAACCGAATACCGTTTCCCACTGCTCACGAATGGCTTGGTGGGAGCTGTTGTATTTGCCAATGTCCAGGCGTATAGCGATTGGCCGAGCAATGTATTCGACCGGCTCTTACCGGGTGGAGGAGCTGGCCTTCGTATCAAAGTTAATAAGCACTCCAATCTGAATTTTTCCTTCGACTACGGTTTCGGCATTGGTGGATCGCAGGGGTTATTTCTTAATTTGGGTGAAGTTTTTTAA
- a CDS encoding mechanosensitive ion channel family protein, with protein sequence MDFSLAAGLIYAELSNWIRTAIRFTPKIAVAILLLVVFTFLSRWLSRWVVRGLDKVSNNISLINLTGAVTRVFVMAVGFFVALGVLGLDKTVTSLLAGAGVIALAIGFAFQDLTTNFISGAMIAFARPIQVGDVVETNGYTGKVLDIKLRSIVIDNGQGQTVEIPSKDVFQKPITNFSRIGQRRVELAAGVSYLDDLPKAQQVAKAAISRLPFVLRDRPVELHYRNFADANVQFVLWFWINNSTSPQAALSEAMMAVKRTFDENQILIVFAGQTFDLKHKLTPPQPEQSDK encoded by the coding sequence ATGGATTTTTCACTTGCCGCCGGACTGATTTATGCTGAACTGTCAAACTGGATTCGCACTGCGATTCGCTTTACCCCCAAAATAGCAGTAGCTATTTTACTGTTGGTTGTGTTTACGTTTCTATCACGCTGGCTAAGTCGCTGGGTGGTGCGGGGACTGGATAAGGTCAGTAATAACATTTCACTCATCAACCTTACCGGAGCCGTTACCCGCGTTTTTGTAATGGCCGTAGGTTTTTTTGTAGCGCTGGGTGTATTGGGACTCGATAAGACCGTAACTTCACTTCTGGCAGGAGCAGGCGTTATTGCCCTGGCAATTGGCTTTGCGTTTCAGGATCTGACGACCAATTTTATTTCGGGTGCCATGATTGCCTTCGCCCGGCCAATTCAGGTTGGCGATGTGGTCGAAACGAATGGTTATACGGGGAAAGTGCTGGACATTAAACTCCGTTCGATTGTGATTGACAATGGGCAGGGGCAAACGGTAGAAATTCCCAGCAAAGACGTATTCCAGAAGCCTATTACCAACTTTTCCCGTATTGGCCAGCGACGGGTTGAACTGGCAGCAGGCGTCTCCTATTTAGATGACTTGCCCAAGGCGCAGCAAGTAGCTAAAGCAGCCATCAGCCGTCTTCCCTTTGTGTTGAGGGATCGCCCGGTCGAATTACATTATCGGAATTTTGCCGACGCCAATGTTCAGTTTGTACTCTGGTTCTGGATCAACAATTCCACAAGTCCTCAGGCGGCACTCAGTGAAGCGATGATGGCGGTAAAACGAACATTTGACGAAAACCAGATTCTGATAGTTTTTGCGGGTCAAACCTTCGATTTGAAACACAAACTGACTCCTCCCCAGCCAGAGCAATCGGATAAATAG